The following coding sequences are from one Arthrobacter sp. 24S4-2 window:
- a CDS encoding GntR family transcriptional regulator: protein MLTAEETQDKDRPLRETVRDTLRTRIFEGHYAPGTRLVERDLAAEFNVSRLPVREALRMLRQEGLLSDRGARGAEVSSLSPKDVEDLFDVRQSLEVLACRLAAVRATAEDLEYLDGLLDEAERCLAKGAVMEAHRANSEFHDAITRIADNGFLRSALEPLQGRMHWLFRHVSDLPELIQEHRELYGAIASGDPDRAAAQSASHIGKYREQFPDDFQKTEPALHRKKK from the coding sequence ATGCTTACCGCAGAAGAAACCCAGGACAAGGACCGCCCCCTCCGCGAGACTGTCCGGGACACGCTCCGCACCAGGATCTTCGAAGGGCACTACGCTCCCGGCACCAGGCTGGTGGAACGCGACCTCGCCGCCGAGTTCAACGTCTCCCGGCTGCCGGTCCGGGAGGCGCTGCGGATGCTGCGCCAGGAAGGCCTTCTGAGCGACCGGGGCGCCCGCGGCGCCGAGGTCAGCTCGCTGAGCCCCAAGGACGTGGAGGACCTCTTCGATGTCCGCCAGTCACTTGAGGTGCTGGCCTGCCGCCTCGCCGCCGTCCGGGCCACCGCCGAGGACCTTGAGTACCTTGACGGGCTGCTGGATGAGGCCGAACGCTGCCTCGCCAAGGGCGCCGTCATGGAGGCCCACCGGGCCAACAGCGAATTCCACGACGCCATCACCCGGATCGCCGACAACGGCTTCCTCAGGTCAGCCCTGGAACCCCTGCAGGGCCGCATGCACTGGCTGTTCAGGCATGTCAGCGACCTGCCCGAACTGATCCAGGAACACCGGGAACTGTACGGCGCCATAGCCAGCGGCGATCCCGACCGTGCCGCCGCCCAGTCGGCGTCGCACATCGGCAAATACCGCGAACAGTTCCCCGACGACTTCCAGAAAACAGAACCCGCTCTTCACCGGAAGAAAAAATGA
- a CDS encoding aspartate/glutamate racemase family protein codes for MKLLVINPNISDDVTALIEAEALRSASPDTELVVRTAGHGVEYIETRFESLIAAGAVAEIIAEYTPEASDDGPTGVAYDGSAARADRIDGVIVAAFGDPGMPALKELADVPVIGITEAALCAAALQGHRFSVIAISDRIRPWYLDCVERFGLGGRLASIRSINESLNGIGSVQQDFKETLLSLSRRAVTEDGADVVILAGAPLAGLARELRGQIPVPVVDGISAGIRMAEAVVGLQSGPHRAGAFAPPPAKARKGLSENLDAALAAAQSAPAASKN; via the coding sequence ATGAAACTCCTTGTCATCAACCCCAACATCAGCGACGACGTCACGGCGCTGATCGAAGCGGAGGCCCTGCGCTCCGCCTCGCCGGACACCGAGCTGGTGGTCCGCACCGCCGGGCACGGCGTGGAATACATCGAAACCCGCTTCGAGTCCCTGATCGCCGCCGGCGCGGTGGCCGAGATCATCGCCGAATACACCCCGGAAGCTTCCGACGACGGCCCGACCGGTGTCGCTTATGACGGCAGCGCCGCCCGCGCGGACCGCATCGACGGTGTCATCGTGGCGGCCTTCGGGGACCCGGGAATGCCGGCCCTGAAGGAGCTCGCGGACGTTCCCGTCATCGGCATCACCGAGGCCGCACTGTGCGCCGCTGCCCTGCAGGGCCACCGCTTCTCCGTCATCGCCATCTCGGACCGGATCCGGCCCTGGTACCTGGACTGCGTGGAACGTTTCGGCCTCGGCGGCCGGCTGGCCTCCATCCGCTCCATCAACGAGAGCCTCAACGGCATCGGTTCCGTGCAGCAGGACTTCAAGGAAACGCTGCTGTCCCTGAGCCGGCGGGCCGTCACCGAGGACGGGGCCGACGTCGTGATCCTCGCCGGCGCGCCCCTCGCCGGGCTGGCCCGCGAACTTCGCGGCCAGATCCCGGTCCCGGTGGTGGACGGCATCTCCGCCGGCATCCGCATGGCCGAGGCCGTCGTCGGACTTCAGTCCGGGCCGCACCGCGCCGGAGCCTTCGCACCGCCGCCGGCAAAGGCCCGCAAGGGCCTCTCCGAAAACCTCGACGCCGCCCTGGCGGCCGCACAGTCTGCACCCGCCGCTTCAAAGAACTAG
- a CDS encoding acyltransferase has protein sequence MITIAATADVAETASVGDGSRIWHLAQIREDATLGSNCNIGRGAYVGPAVRLGDNCKLQNYALVYEPARLSDGVFIGPAAVLTNDLHPRAITPDGALKGAEDWVAVGVTVGRGASVGARAVCIAPVTIGEWATVAAGAVVTRDVPAYAVVAGVPARQMGWVGEAGHPLKQDDGGSWLCPVTGHRYIETNGRLMPAESY, from the coding sequence ATGATCACCATCGCCGCCACGGCAGACGTGGCAGAGACCGCCAGCGTCGGAGACGGATCCCGGATCTGGCACTTGGCGCAGATCAGGGAAGACGCCACCCTGGGCAGCAACTGCAATATCGGCCGTGGCGCGTACGTGGGGCCGGCCGTCCGGTTGGGTGACAACTGCAAGCTCCAAAACTATGCCCTGGTCTATGAACCGGCCCGGCTGTCCGACGGTGTTTTCATCGGGCCCGCCGCCGTCCTCACCAACGACCTGCATCCGCGGGCCATCACTCCGGACGGGGCGCTCAAGGGTGCAGAGGACTGGGTCGCCGTCGGCGTGACCGTTGGCCGGGGCGCTTCCGTCGGCGCGCGGGCGGTGTGCATCGCCCCGGTGACCATTGGCGAGTGGGCCACCGTGGCGGCGGGCGCCGTCGTGACCCGGGACGTCCCTGCCTATGCCGTGGTGGCCGGCGTGCCGGCGCGGCAAATGGGCTGGGTGGGCGAGGCCGGCCATCCGCTCAAGCAGGACGACGGCGGCAGCTGGCTCTGCCCCGTCACCGGGCACCGCTATATCGAAACCAACGGGCGACTGATGCCTGCGGAAAGCTACTGA
- a CDS encoding ACT domain-containing protein → MKRKAQSSETADLSCEVCGQMPEPTKTRLTLANIIVMLPIELLVHAAVVETHLPYVAKVLVLTLTATVLVIWVAEPSAARVLRSWLHAPALRHRRRLGTAPALWRARIVLRDQPGSLQRITQALARLDTNILSIHVHPVAGGVLDEFVLSAPGHLGERELLEALRDGGGRHPHVWPTTALAMADGQTRALSLAARIAGNPDELPLAVAELLSARIVPVSVEGSQELPAPADAGTVLKIPTAWHGPITFYRPGEPFTPAESARAHRLAELAEILAHSDSR, encoded by the coding sequence ATGAAGCGCAAGGCACAGTCCTCCGAAACGGCCGACTTGAGCTGCGAAGTTTGCGGCCAGATGCCGGAACCCACAAAAACCCGGCTCACACTGGCGAATATCATCGTCATGCTGCCGATTGAGCTCCTGGTGCACGCCGCCGTCGTGGAAACGCATCTCCCCTATGTGGCGAAAGTCCTGGTGCTGACCCTGACCGCCACTGTGCTGGTGATCTGGGTGGCCGAACCTTCGGCAGCCCGCGTGCTGAGGAGCTGGCTGCACGCCCCTGCCCTGCGCCACCGCAGGCGTCTGGGCACGGCGCCTGCCCTGTGGCGTGCGCGGATCGTGCTGCGGGACCAGCCGGGGTCGCTGCAGCGAATCACGCAGGCACTGGCCCGGCTCGATACCAACATCCTCAGCATCCACGTCCACCCCGTGGCGGGCGGGGTCCTGGACGAGTTCGTGCTGTCCGCCCCCGGCCACCTCGGCGAGCGTGAGCTCCTCGAGGCGCTGCGCGACGGCGGCGGACGGCACCCCCATGTCTGGCCCACCACCGCGCTGGCGATGGCCGACGGACAGACCAGGGCCCTGAGCCTTGCCGCCCGGATTGCCGGCAATCCGGATGAGCTTCCGCTGGCGGTGGCCGAGCTGCTTTCCGCAAGAATCGTGCCCGTTTCCGTGGAGGGGAGCCAGGAACTGCCGGCACCGGCCGACGCCGGGACGGTCCTGAAAATCCCGACGGCCTGGCACGGCCCCATCACCTTCTACCGCCCCGGGGAGCCTTTTACGCCCGCCGAATCCGCCCGGGCGCACCGCCTGGCTGAGCTGGCCGAGATCCTGGCGCACAGCGACAGCCGGTAA
- a CDS encoding Gfo/Idh/MocA family protein yields the protein MDASQESYRRDLDLMASAAPLRAAVIGAGYWGPNLARNFKSSPDWKLAAVVDMDRDRAAKLAAANGGVPVCESIDELLDTVDVDAVAIATPAHTHHGIALTALRAGKHVLVEKPLADSRAKGVEMVDEAEERGLVLMADHTYCYTPAVLKIRELIADGALGEILFIDSVRINLGLIQPDVDVFWDLAPHDLSIIDFILPGGLRPVEVAAHGADPLGTGRDCVGHLTFALPNDAMAHVHVNWLSPTKIRQMVVGGSQRTLVWDDLNPQQRLSVYDRGVSLDRKYRSPAERKASAISYRLGDTWSPALPEHEALGQMVAEFASSIWHHRPARTSGVSGLRVLSVLEAVSRSLSGDGQSIAVTGNETQMEGLR from the coding sequence ATGGACGCGTCACAGGAGTCCTACCGCAGGGACCTTGACCTTATGGCCTCCGCCGCACCATTGCGGGCCGCCGTCATCGGCGCCGGCTACTGGGGGCCCAACCTTGCCCGCAACTTCAAGTCCAGCCCCGACTGGAAGCTGGCCGCCGTCGTGGACATGGACCGGGACCGCGCCGCCAAGCTCGCGGCAGCGAACGGCGGTGTTCCGGTCTGCGAGTCCATCGACGAACTGCTGGATACGGTCGACGTGGACGCGGTCGCCATTGCCACGCCGGCGCATACCCATCACGGAATCGCCCTGACAGCGCTCCGGGCGGGCAAGCACGTGCTGGTCGAAAAGCCACTGGCGGACAGCAGGGCCAAGGGTGTGGAAATGGTCGACGAAGCCGAAGAACGCGGCCTGGTCCTCATGGCGGACCACACCTACTGCTACACCCCCGCCGTACTCAAGATCCGGGAACTGATTGCGGACGGCGCCCTGGGGGAGATCCTCTTCATCGACTCGGTACGGATCAACCTGGGACTCATCCAGCCGGACGTGGACGTCTTTTGGGACCTGGCGCCGCACGATCTGTCCATTATCGATTTCATCCTTCCCGGCGGCCTCCGGCCAGTTGAAGTAGCGGCCCACGGCGCCGATCCGCTGGGCACCGGACGGGACTGCGTGGGACACCTGACGTTTGCCCTGCCCAACGACGCGATGGCGCACGTGCACGTGAACTGGCTGAGTCCCACCAAGATCCGGCAAATGGTGGTTGGAGGTTCCCAGCGGACCCTTGTCTGGGACGACCTGAATCCGCAGCAGCGGCTCAGTGTCTACGACCGCGGCGTCAGCCTGGACAGGAAGTACCGGTCCCCGGCGGAAAGGAAGGCCTCAGCGATTTCGTACCGGCTGGGCGACACGTGGTCGCCCGCGCTGCCGGAACACGAGGCCCTTGGCCAGATGGTTGCGGAATTTGCCAGCAGCATCTGGCATCACCGGCCCGCCAGGACCAGCGGCGTCTCCGGGTTGCGCGTGCTTTCGGTGCTCGAAGCCGTCAGCCGGAGCCTCAGCGGTGACGGCCAGTCCATCGCCGTCACCGGCAACGAAACGCAGATGGAGGGGCTGCGATGA
- a CDS encoding NAD-dependent epimerase/dehydratase family protein — translation MSILQGARILVTGGAGTIGSTIVDHLIAAGAERIDVLDNLVRGRRANLDDAVATGKVKLVEGDLRDRDLVHDLTTGKDIVFHQAAIRITQCAEEPRLALEVLVDGTFNVFEAAADHGVGKLVAASSASVYGMAEEFPTTERHHHHNNDTFYGAAKSFNEGMARSFRAMTGLDYVLLRYFNVYGPRMDVHGLYTEVLVRWMERIADGQPPMIFGDGRQTMDFIHTRDVARANILAAGSGAREGVYNIASGEETSLLELAQALLRAMDSDLQVEHGPDRAINGVVRRLADTSAARLDLGFTAETGLEDGLRELVDWWRPLRSEIAASRLGGVR, via the coding sequence ATGAGCATTCTCCAGGGCGCGCGGATCCTGGTCACCGGCGGTGCCGGCACCATCGGTTCCACGATCGTCGACCATCTGATCGCCGCCGGAGCCGAGCGCATCGATGTGCTGGACAACCTGGTCCGCGGCCGCCGAGCCAACCTCGATGATGCGGTGGCCACGGGCAAGGTCAAGCTGGTTGAGGGGGACCTCCGCGACCGCGACCTGGTCCATGACCTCACCACCGGCAAGGACATCGTTTTCCACCAGGCCGCCATCAGGATCACCCAGTGCGCGGAGGAACCGCGGCTTGCCCTGGAAGTCCTGGTGGACGGCACATTCAACGTGTTCGAGGCCGCGGCGGACCATGGTGTGGGCAAGCTCGTGGCGGCCTCCAGCGCCTCGGTCTATGGAATGGCGGAGGAATTTCCCACCACCGAACGCCACCACCACCACAACAACGACACGTTTTACGGGGCGGCCAAGTCCTTCAACGAAGGCATGGCCCGAAGCTTCCGTGCCATGACCGGCCTGGACTATGTGCTGCTGCGCTACTTCAACGTCTACGGACCGCGGATGGACGTGCATGGGCTCTACACCGAGGTGCTGGTGCGCTGGATGGAACGCATAGCGGACGGCCAGCCGCCGATGATTTTCGGTGACGGCCGGCAGACCATGGATTTCATCCACACCCGGGACGTAGCCCGCGCCAATATCCTGGCCGCCGGCAGCGGCGCCCGCGAGGGTGTGTACAACATCGCCAGCGGCGAGGAGACCAGCCTGCTGGAACTGGCCCAGGCACTGCTGCGTGCCATGGACTCGGATTTGCAGGTGGAACACGGCCCGGACCGTGCCATCAACGGCGTGGTCCGGCGCCTCGCGGACACCTCCGCGGCCCGGCTGGACCTTGGCTTTACGGCCGAAACCGGGCTTGAAGACGGTCTTCGGGAACTTGTCGACTGGTGGCGTCCGCTGCGCAGCGAAATCGCCGCCTCCCGGTTGGGGGGCGTGCGGTGA
- a CDS encoding MFS transporter, translating into MQRRTNVRWKLFLLLLVLVSVNYIDRGSISVALPIIQKEFNMAPELVGLLLSAFFWTYALMQIPVGLLIDKFGPRKVMTASCVGWGAATAASGMAGGFLSMFIARLGIGVTEAGVMPAGGKLNAIWMHKSERGRGATILDAGAPLGAGLGGILIASLIAATGSWRSSFVIAGAATVLMGLAVWWYVRDNPRQHRGVNAAEAEYIEASHAAEDAEAELDGSKGKRALLPYLKFRSFWAMCFGWLGFNGVFYGLLTWGPLYLAQAKGFDLKTIGWSTFVIFGAGFVGEILGGTIADKWRAAGASANRVMRTLLGISSVVVIGGLVGVTVVADPTTAVVLLSVVMFFLRWVGLFWSIPSILGGRTNAGVLGGAMNFSGNISGFVTPIAVGLIVGATGSYTWALLYFVGSAIIMGVSVLTLDYNKRLPV; encoded by the coding sequence GTGCAACGGCGCACCAATGTCCGCTGGAAGCTGTTCCTGCTGCTCCTCGTCCTGGTCTCCGTCAACTACATCGACCGGGGATCCATCTCGGTGGCCTTGCCCATCATCCAGAAGGAATTCAACATGGCCCCGGAGCTGGTGGGCCTGCTGCTCTCCGCCTTCTTCTGGACCTACGCCCTCATGCAGATCCCGGTGGGCCTGCTGATCGACAAGTTCGGCCCACGCAAGGTCATGACAGCCTCGTGCGTGGGCTGGGGTGCCGCAACGGCCGCCTCGGGCATGGCCGGCGGCTTCCTGAGCATGTTCATTGCGCGGCTCGGCATCGGCGTCACCGAAGCCGGCGTCATGCCGGCCGGCGGAAAGCTCAACGCCATCTGGATGCACAAATCGGAGCGCGGCCGCGGTGCCACCATCCTGGACGCCGGCGCTCCCCTCGGCGCCGGACTGGGCGGCATCCTCATCGCCAGCCTCATCGCCGCCACCGGCAGTTGGCGCAGTTCCTTCGTCATCGCCGGTGCCGCAACGGTCCTGATGGGCCTGGCCGTCTGGTGGTACGTCCGGGACAACCCGCGCCAGCACCGCGGGGTCAACGCCGCCGAGGCGGAATACATTGAGGCCTCGCACGCCGCGGAGGACGCCGAAGCCGAACTGGACGGCAGCAAGGGCAAGCGCGCCCTGCTCCCCTACCTGAAATTCCGTTCCTTCTGGGCCATGTGCTTCGGCTGGCTGGGTTTCAACGGCGTGTTCTACGGCCTGCTCACCTGGGGACCGCTCTACCTCGCCCAGGCCAAGGGCTTCGACCTGAAAACCATTGGCTGGTCCACCTTTGTGATCTTCGGTGCCGGCTTCGTCGGCGAAATCCTGGGCGGCACCATCGCCGACAAGTGGCGGGCAGCCGGCGCCTCGGCCAACCGCGTCATGCGCACCCTACTGGGCATCTCCAGCGTCGTGGTGATTGGCGGCCTCGTCGGGGTGACCGTCGTGGCGGACCCGACCACCGCCGTCGTCCTCCTCTCCGTGGTGATGTTCTTCCTCCGCTGGGTGGGGCTCTTCTGGAGCATCCCGTCCATCCTCGGAGGCCGGACCAACGCCGGTGTGCTGGGCGGGGCGATGAACTTCAGCGGCAACATCTCCGGCTTCGTCACCCCCATCGCGGTCGGGCTGATCGTTGGCGCCACCGGCTCCTACACCTGGGCGCTGCTGTACTTCGTGGGGTCCGCGATCATCATGGGCGTGTCCGTCCTGACCCTGGACTACAACAAGCGCCTCCCTGTCTAA
- a CDS encoding DegT/DnrJ/EryC1/StrS aminotransferase family protein: MTLSPTFPLTVPLVDLGAQQEEIVHEVEDGIRKVFARTAFIGGTEVTEFEQAYAGFLGVRHCVGVANGTDAVELGLRAAGVRPGGEVILPANTFIATAEAVSRIGAVPVPVDVDPDYLLIDPARVSEAITANTQAIVAVDLFGQTAFVEKLKPAADRAGAVIVEDAAQAQGASRNGRSAGTLGIVAGTSFYPGKNLGAAGDAGAVLTDDDRIAARVRLLGAHGSLVKYEHDEIGMNSRLDTIQAVVLNTKLRRLAAWNERRREAAARYLAMLQDVPGIVLPCTAEGNVDVWHLYVVRVLERDRILAALNAAGIGAGIHYPVPMHLSGAYRHLGLCRGAFPVAEEAAATMLSLPIYPHITAQQQEYVIEQLLSAMERP, from the coding sequence ATGACTCTTTCACCAACGTTCCCATTGACGGTTCCGCTCGTGGACCTCGGTGCGCAGCAGGAAGAAATCGTCCATGAAGTTGAGGACGGCATCAGGAAAGTCTTTGCCCGGACGGCCTTCATCGGCGGCACTGAGGTGACCGAATTTGAACAGGCCTACGCCGGCTTCCTCGGAGTCAGGCACTGTGTCGGCGTAGCCAATGGCACCGATGCTGTGGAGTTGGGACTCCGCGCCGCCGGGGTCCGGCCAGGCGGGGAAGTTATTCTGCCCGCCAACACTTTTATTGCCACTGCGGAGGCCGTCAGCCGGATCGGGGCGGTCCCCGTACCCGTCGACGTTGACCCGGACTATCTGCTCATCGACCCAGCACGTGTCAGCGAGGCCATCACTGCGAATACGCAGGCAATCGTGGCCGTCGACCTGTTCGGGCAGACTGCCTTCGTTGAAAAGCTGAAGCCCGCGGCGGACCGGGCCGGCGCCGTGATTGTCGAGGATGCCGCCCAGGCCCAGGGCGCGTCGCGGAACGGACGCTCCGCCGGCACGCTGGGAATCGTCGCGGGAACGAGTTTCTACCCGGGCAAGAACCTCGGCGCGGCCGGTGATGCCGGAGCGGTCCTGACGGATGACGACCGGATAGCGGCCCGGGTCCGCCTTCTGGGCGCGCACGGCAGCCTGGTCAAATACGAGCACGACGAGATCGGCATGAATTCCCGCCTGGACACCATCCAGGCAGTGGTGCTCAACACCAAGCTGCGCCGCCTTGCGGCCTGGAACGAACGACGGCGGGAAGCCGCCGCCCGCTATTTGGCCATGCTTCAGGACGTGCCCGGCATCGTGCTGCCGTGCACGGCTGAAGGCAACGTGGATGTTTGGCATCTGTACGTGGTCAGGGTCCTTGAACGGGACCGCATCCTTGCAGCCCTGAACGCCGCCGGTATCGGTGCGGGCATCCACTACCCGGTCCCGATGCACCTGAGTGGCGCCTACCGGCACTTGGGGCTGTGCCGCGGGGCGTTCCCGGTGGCCGAAGAAGCCGCGGCAACCATGCTTTCGCTGCCGATCTACCCGCATATCACGGCACAGCAGCAGGAGTACGTCATAGAACAGCTGCTATCAGCAATGGAGCGGCCATGA
- a CDS encoding sugar transferase, with protein MSQLWKSGPFVLKLQGSGASAATVTSPPPSAVGPSLNRPEGKPSGGRPSGREWARYLARFLRLTDSLLVVVAVFIGYVIRFDGGHSFAESRDNALGGALSVGLVVVWTGALHFYRTRDPKVLGVGSSEYKRVAVSTTRVFGLLAMFLVVFRLEPAWAFYVASFPLGLLALVANRWFTRRWYNRKQAVGQFLVKAIVIGEPEDVRYVLKRIAKKTGAVYEILGVSLPGARRGMMLDVDGRRVPVLSSTDDIVRTVGRHGAEAVIVSGPVPGGNQYIRELGWRLEEHSAELVLASSLTNVAGPRIHWRPVEGLPLMHVDVPQYSGGKHVLKRLLDIVVASVALALLSPLFLALAIIVRRSGPGPVFFKQERVGKAGRPFRMIKFRSMVTDAEASLAALMTHNEGAGVLFKMQNDPRVTSCGRWMRRYSLDELPQFWNVLTGEMSLVGPRPPLQREVEAYERHTHRRLLIKPGITGLWQVNGRSDLPWDEAVRLDLYYVENWSIMGDVIIMWRTFKAMCMPSGAY; from the coding sequence ATGAGCCAGCTCTGGAAATCGGGCCCGTTCGTGCTCAAGCTGCAGGGTTCTGGCGCAAGCGCAGCGACGGTCACAAGTCCGCCGCCTTCCGCCGTCGGACCCTCGCTGAACCGACCGGAAGGGAAACCCTCGGGAGGCAGGCCCTCCGGCCGTGAGTGGGCCCGTTACCTGGCGCGGTTCCTCCGGCTGACCGACTCCCTGCTGGTAGTGGTGGCTGTTTTCATCGGCTACGTGATCAGGTTCGACGGCGGCCATTCCTTTGCCGAAAGCCGTGACAACGCCCTGGGCGGCGCCCTGTCCGTGGGACTGGTGGTGGTGTGGACCGGAGCCCTCCATTTCTACCGGACCCGTGACCCGAAGGTCCTGGGCGTCGGTTCCAGCGAATACAAGCGCGTTGCCGTTTCCACCACCCGGGTCTTTGGCCTGCTGGCCATGTTCCTGGTGGTGTTCCGCCTGGAACCGGCCTGGGCGTTCTATGTGGCATCGTTCCCGCTGGGCCTGTTGGCGCTGGTGGCAAACCGGTGGTTCACGCGCCGCTGGTACAACCGCAAGCAGGCCGTTGGCCAGTTCCTGGTCAAGGCAATCGTCATCGGTGAGCCTGAAGACGTCCGCTACGTGCTCAAGCGGATCGCCAAGAAGACCGGGGCCGTGTACGAAATTCTTGGGGTGTCGCTTCCGGGGGCACGCCGGGGAATGATGCTCGACGTCGACGGCCGGCGGGTCCCGGTGCTGTCGTCCACCGATGACATTGTCCGCACGGTGGGGCGGCACGGCGCCGAGGCTGTCATTGTGTCCGGCCCGGTGCCGGGCGGCAACCAGTACATCCGGGAGCTGGGCTGGCGGCTCGAGGAGCATTCTGCCGAACTGGTGCTGGCATCCTCCCTGACGAATGTGGCCGGGCCGCGGATCCACTGGCGCCCGGTGGAGGGCCTCCCGCTGATGCACGTGGATGTGCCGCAGTACAGCGGCGGCAAGCATGTGCTCAAGCGGCTGCTGGACATCGTGGTCGCGTCCGTCGCCCTCGCGCTGCTGTCGCCGCTGTTCCTGGCCCTCGCCATCATCGTCAGGCGAAGCGGCCCCGGCCCCGTCTTCTTTAAGCAGGAGCGGGTGGGCAAGGCTGGGCGGCCGTTCAGGATGATCAAGTTCCGCTCCATGGTCACCGACGCGGAAGCGTCACTCGCTGCACTGATGACACACAACGAGGGGGCCGGGGTGCTGTTCAAGATGCAGAACGATCCCCGCGTCACCAGCTGCGGGCGCTGGATGCGCCGGTACTCGCTGGACGAGCTGCCGCAGTTCTGGAACGTGCTCACCGGTGAGATGAGCCTGGTGGGCCCGCGGCCGCCGCTGCAGCGCGAGGTGGAGGCCTACGAACGGCACACCCACCGCAGGCTGCTGATCAAACCTGGAATCACAGGCCTTTGGCAGGTCAACGGCCGCTCGGACCTGCCCTGGGACGAGGCCGTGCGCCTCGATCTCTACTACGTCGAAAACTGGTCAATCATGGGGGACGTCATCATCATGTGGCGGACCTTCAAAGCAATGTGCATGCCTTCGGGCGCGTATTAA
- a CDS encoding NeuD/PglB/VioB family sugar acetyltransferase translates to MADLILIAASGLAREVLASVRDSGQFDVVGILDDDPARAGTALDGAHILGPVSHALNLPDAKVVVCVGAGSGRDRIVDRLARLGFPDRRYATVVDASVRLPEGCHVGRGNILLGHVTLTAGVTISNHVVVMPGVTLTHDDVVEDFATFAAGVSLGGGVRVGRAAYLGMNSCVRERTVIGAGAIVGMGAVVLADVPAGQTWVGVPARALETAAISGGAR, encoded by the coding sequence ATGGCTGACCTCATTCTCATCGCGGCCAGCGGCCTCGCCCGGGAAGTGCTCGCGTCCGTCCGGGACAGCGGCCAGTTCGACGTCGTGGGAATCCTCGACGACGACCCCGCCAGGGCCGGCACCGCCCTGGATGGCGCGCACATCCTGGGGCCGGTCAGCCATGCCCTGAACCTTCCGGACGCCAAGGTGGTGGTCTGTGTCGGCGCGGGCAGCGGCAGGGACCGGATCGTGGACAGGCTTGCCCGTCTGGGGTTCCCGGACCGGCGCTATGCCACGGTGGTGGACGCCTCAGTGCGGCTCCCGGAGGGATGCCACGTTGGACGGGGCAACATCCTGCTGGGCCACGTCACCCTGACGGCCGGCGTCACGATCAGCAACCACGTGGTGGTGATGCCCGGGGTGACCCTCACCCATGACGACGTGGTGGAGGATTTTGCCACGTTTGCGGCGGGAGTTTCGCTCGGCGGCGGCGTACGGGTGGGGAGGGCAGCGTACCTGGGCATGAACTCATGCGTCCGGGAACGGACCGTCATCGGCGCCGGCGCCATCGTGGGTATGGGGGCCGTGGTGCTGGCTGACGTGCCGGCCGGACAGACGTGGGTGGGCGTTCCGGCGCGAGCCCTGGAGACAGCTGCTATTTCGGGAGGCGCACGATGA